One genomic window of Oscillatoria sp. FACHB-1406 includes the following:
- a CDS encoding DUF262 domain-containing protein, translated as MSKIMSPSPTIESRDLSLSGLFEDFYSVPDFQREYVWEKQNVQKLLEDLFDNLSLFEGNSSSNLSEYFLGSIVVCPDSTDDRKTFQLIDGQQRVTTLYLVFCALRYFILELGDKSQFLEELIQGTAQDVRTGDDINKYRLSLQYDSLGAKTIDCIIHNLYPEKSWLNSSRSAQNINTAWKVIKVFLADNVEDNPKRFKEICAAIANRAKIIRIETPNLKNALKVFETINERGVGLSSIDLLKNYLFIHTSSKDSSKSIDRNWSSLTIKWGKLLEILYQSNQEPLPFLRYYLLSHYSVEMQNNFPEEEIYSWFIEHGETEGIQKEPLKFMDELILAAEHYCKFTHAKNVDGSDNIYLKNIAKIQGRIKQHLILLMGGRFLEINLFNKLSFYVENLLFVNTITRKARRKDVNLTREFAQSARKLRYVKTSDDLNKFIAENISPKLDLLKEDFRLSLSELSSNNLAKFRLRYFLAKIDQFIVKESYGNLKPLESYLDKSITIEHILPQSKKDPLFPKLGNLTLLEKTINSSLSNKEYKDKIEGYRQSQMLITRSLVEEIAVGNKTQLNRAMTKLNLISFSQWDNAAIEQRQIILVNIAMKVWGLDEENLYPIKF; from the coding sequence ATGTCAAAAATCATGTCGCCTAGCCCAACGATTGAGTCGAGAGATCTGAGTCTGTCTGGATTGTTTGAAGATTTTTACAGTGTACCTGATTTTCAACGAGAATATGTTTGGGAAAAACAGAACGTTCAAAAGTTATTAGAGGATTTATTTGATAATCTTAGTTTATTTGAAGGAAATTCTAGTTCTAATTTATCGGAATATTTTTTAGGTTCCATTGTCGTTTGTCCAGATTCTACTGATGACAGGAAAACATTTCAATTAATTGATGGTCAGCAAAGAGTTACAACTCTGTATCTAGTTTTTTGCGCTCTTCGATACTTTATTTTAGAATTAGGCGATAAATCTCAATTTTTAGAGGAATTAATTCAAGGAACTGCTCAGGATGTAAGAACGGGAGATGACATTAACAAATATCGACTATCCCTTCAGTATGATAGTTTAGGGGCTAAGACTATAGATTGTATTATACATAATTTATACCCAGAGAAATCTTGGTTAAATTCTTCTCGATCGGCACAGAATATAAATACGGCGTGGAAAGTCATTAAAGTTTTTCTTGCGGATAATGTTGAAGACAACCCAAAACGTTTTAAAGAAATCTGTGCAGCAATTGCTAATCGAGCTAAAATTATCAGAATAGAAACTCCAAATCTCAAAAATGCTCTTAAGGTTTTTGAGACGATCAATGAAAGGGGAGTAGGTCTTAGTTCTATCGATTTATTAAAAAATTATTTGTTTATTCATACTTCCAGTAAAGATTCAAGCAAAAGTATTGATAGGAATTGGTCTAGTTTAACAATAAAATGGGGAAAGCTTTTAGAAATACTTTATCAAAGCAATCAGGAACCATTGCCATTCTTGCGTTACTACCTTTTATCTCATTACTCTGTAGAAATGCAAAATAATTTTCCAGAAGAAGAAATCTATTCTTGGTTTATAGAACATGGAGAAACAGAAGGAATACAGAAAGAGCCTCTAAAGTTTATGGATGAGTTAATCTTGGCAGCAGAGCATTACTGTAAATTTACTCATGCTAAAAATGTAGATGGTTCTGACAATATATATTTGAAGAATATTGCTAAAATTCAAGGTAGAATCAAGCAACATTTAATTCTTCTTATGGGTGGTAGGTTTTTAGAAATAAATTTATTTAATAAACTATCTTTTTATGTGGAAAATCTTCTTTTTGTTAACACGATTACTAGAAAAGCACGACGTAAAGATGTCAATCTAACCCGCGAATTTGCTCAATCTGCTCGCAAGCTTAGGTATGTAAAAACCTCGGATGACTTAAATAAATTTATTGCTGAGAATATTTCGCCAAAATTAGATTTATTGAAAGAAGATTTTCGATTAAGTTTGTCTGAACTATCTAGCAATAATTTAGCTAAATTTCGTTTGCGATATTTTCTAGCTAAAATTGACCAATTTATCGTAAAAGAATCATACGGAAATCTGAAGCCATTAGAATCTTATTTAGATAAGTCGATTACAATAGAACACATACTTCCTCAATCGAAGAAAGATCCTTTATTTCCTAAGCTAGGAAACTTGACTTTATTGGAAAAAACCATTAATAGCTCATTGTCTAATAAAGAATATAAAGATAAAATTGAAGGTTATAGGCAATCTCAAATGTTAATTACTCGTTCCTTAGTAGAAGAGATTGCTGTAGGAAATAAGACTCAATTAAACCGTGCAATGACTAAATTGAATCTTATAAGTTTTTCACAGTGGGATAATGCCGCTATAGAACAACGTCAAATTATTCTTGTGAATATTGCGATGAAGGTTTGGGGATTGGATGAAGAAAATCTTTATCCTATAAAATTTTAA
- a CDS encoding molecular chaperone DnaJ, with amino-acid sequence MPRKTHATTPRPTAKTQSSLALPEVPLRLAALEEEHKKLLGLIKRKRTELTNFVEQMRTLATAVFHQGLAGLQRIAELDREIHELFDKILTERKLDKQTRKNIEIIYGNLQTLGIITHKRRERPQDEDFLDELFEQSQTEEREFKAPGSERDRQQRTFEDFQPSPAPHSKESRKIRQTFLRLAEIFHPDLVTDPETQRHHTEIMKEINTAYKQGDLARLLELEKKHKVGEKIDLNNEDSVTRRCQSLEQQNELLKQQYEQLKEELRQVRRTPEGVMVADYRRAKKEGIDAIAEMMAEVDRKREVISEVRDFVLDFYKKKLTIQRFMKGPDVLRRVARDIMEEMLDHFIEFEMGDDFEF; translated from the coding sequence ATGCCGCGAAAAACTCACGCTACAACTCCTCGCCCGACAGCGAAAACTCAATCCTCTCTCGCGCTTCCTGAAGTCCCTCTACGTCTGGCGGCTTTGGAAGAAGAACACAAAAAGCTGTTAGGGTTAATCAAAAGAAAGCGAACGGAATTAACCAATTTTGTCGAACAAATGCGAACTTTGGCAACGGCAGTTTTCCATCAAGGACTGGCGGGCTTACAAAGAATTGCCGAACTCGATCGCGAAATTCACGAACTGTTCGATAAAATTCTTACCGAGCGCAAACTAGACAAACAAACGCGCAAGAATATAGAAATCATTTATGGGAATCTTCAGACGCTTGGGATTATCACTCATAAGCGCCGAGAACGCCCCCAAGATGAAGATTTTTTAGACGAACTGTTCGAGCAATCTCAGACAGAAGAACGCGAATTTAAAGCGCCCGGTTCGGAGCGCGATCGCCAGCAACGGACTTTTGAAGATTTTCAACCCTCGCCAGCACCTCATAGCAAAGAGTCGCGAAAGATTCGGCAAACTTTTTTAAGATTAGCCGAGATTTTTCACCCCGATCTCGTTACCGATCCGGAGACGCAACGCCATCATACGGAAATCATGAAAGAAATCAATACGGCGTACAAGCAAGGCGATCTCGCTCGACTTTTAGAACTGGAGAAAAAGCATAAAGTTGGGGAAAAGATCGACCTCAACAATGAAGATTCGGTAACGCGCCGCTGTCAGTCTCTCGAACAACAAAACGAACTTTTGAAGCAGCAATACGAACAGCTAAAAGAAGAGTTGCGCCAAGTCAGACGAACGCCAGAAGGTGTAATGGTGGCGGATTATCGCCGAGCAAAGAAGGAAGGAATCGACGCGATCGCGGAAATGATGGCGGAAGTGGATCGCAAAAGGGAAGTTATCTCGGAAGTTCGCGATTTTGTTCTGGATTTCTATAAAAAGAAGCTAACGATTCAAAGGTTTATGAAAGGGCCCGATGTTTTACGACGAGTAGCGAGGGATATAATGGAAGAAATGCTCGACCATTTTATCGAATTTGAAATGGGCGACGATTTTGAGTTTTGA
- the mutL gene encoding DNA mismatch repair endonuclease MutL, whose product MNAIIKPRVQVVKIQPLPPEIVTLIAAGETIDSLAAAVRELVENAIDAGARRLTIALFPDLWRLQVADNGGGMDLTDLQVCAGAHCTSKIRDRADLWKIASLGFRGEALHSLAQLGTLEIASRSSLEDFGWRVSYDRAGKAIREEITAIAPGTIVTVSDLFATIPVRRSALPSKSQQLKAVQETIYHLALCYPAIAWQVLQNGEPWFNLSPSPTAKEVVPQLLKSVRASDLQYLNSEIGEEIQNAKAGIEIVLGLPDRCHRHRPDWVKVAINGRIVRSPELEQAAIAATHRTLPRDRFPVCFLHLCTDPAQIDWNRHPAKQEIYLHSMAQWRDRVAETIEQALRLSPTDLSAAGHQRISQVLKAAEAKSSQYKLNPNLQVAVSKSSAISLRAVAQVNKTYIVAEHPNGIWLVEQHIAHERILYEELLEAWQLVGIEPPLILNNLIPAQIAQLQRINLEIEPFGEQMWAVRTLPAMLQPREDCAAALLELSWGGDLQTAQVAVACRSAIRNGTVLSLPEMQDILDRWQQTRNPRTCPHGRPIYLPLEESSLARFFRRHWVIGKSHGI is encoded by the coding sequence TTGAATGCGATTATTAAGCCTCGGGTGCAAGTGGTGAAAATTCAACCCTTGCCGCCAGAAATTGTCACCTTAATTGCGGCGGGCGAAACGATTGACTCGCTAGCAGCGGCGGTGCGGGAGTTAGTGGAAAATGCGATCGATGCGGGGGCGCGACGGCTGACGATCGCGTTATTTCCCGATTTGTGGCGCTTGCAGGTTGCCGATAATGGCGGCGGCATGGACTTGACAGATTTACAGGTTTGTGCAGGAGCGCATTGTACGAGCAAAATCCGCGATCGCGCCGATTTGTGGAAGATTGCGAGTTTGGGGTTTCGCGGCGAAGCGCTACACAGTTTAGCGCAGTTAGGAACGCTAGAAATTGCGAGTCGTTCGAGTTTGGAAGATTTCGGCTGGCGGGTGAGTTACGATCGCGCCGGGAAAGCCATTCGAGAAGAAATTACCGCGATCGCGCCCGGAACCATCGTTACCGTTTCCGACTTATTTGCAACCATCCCCGTTCGTCGCAGCGCCCTCCCCTCAAAATCGCAACAACTCAAAGCCGTTCAAGAAACCATTTATCACCTCGCCCTATGCTATCCCGCTATTGCTTGGCAGGTGTTACAAAACGGCGAACCTTGGTTCAACCTCAGCCCCAGTCCGACAGCAAAAGAAGTCGTGCCGCAATTGCTAAAATCGGTGCGTGCGAGCGATTTACAGTATTTAAATTCTGAAATCGGGGAAGAAATTCAAAATGCAAAGGCTGGCATCGAAATTGTATTGGGATTGCCCGATCGCTGCCATCGTCACCGCCCCGATTGGGTTAAAGTTGCGATCAACGGGCGAATCGTGCGATCGCCGGAACTCGAACAAGCCGCGATCGCAGCTACCCATCGTACTCTACCGCGCGATCGCTTCCCCGTCTGCTTTTTACACCTTTGCACCGATCCCGCCCAAATCGACTGGAATCGCCATCCCGCCAAACAAGAAATATACTTGCATTCTATGGCGCAATGGCGCGATCGCGTCGCCGAAACCATCGAACAAGCCCTGCGCCTTAGCCCCACCGACTTAAGCGCCGCCGGACACCAACGCATCAGCCAAGTGCTGAAAGCCGCCGAAGCCAAAAGCAGCCAGTATAAACTCAATCCTAACCTGCAAGTCGCCGTCAGTAAAAGCAGCGCCATCTCCCTACGCGCCGTCGCCCAAGTCAACAAAACCTACATCGTCGCCGAACATCCTAACGGAATCTGGCTCGTCGAACAACATATCGCCCACGAACGCATCCTCTACGAAGAACTCCTCGAGGCTTGGCAACTCGTCGGAATCGAACCGCCCCTCATCCTCAACAATCTCATCCCCGCCCAAATCGCCCAATTACAGCGAATTAACCTCGAAATCGAACCTTTCGGCGAACAAATGTGGGCAGTGCGAACCCTCCCAGCGATGCTGCAACCGCGAGAAGATTGTGCCGCCGCCCTACTCGAACTCAGTTGGGGCGGCGACTTACAAACCGCCCAAGTTGCAGTTGCCTGTCGCAGTGCGATTCGCAACGGGACTGTATTAAGTTTGCCAGAAATGCAGGACATTCTCGATCGCTGGCAGCAAACCCGCAACCCCCGCACTTGTCCCCACGGACGGCCGATCTATTTACCTTTAGAAGAGTCATCTTTAGCGCGTTTTTTCCGCCGTCATTGGGTGATTGGAAAAAGCCACGGGATTTGA
- a CDS encoding PIN domain-containing protein: MNNLFVDTSGWASLFVANQFHYPQAEHHFRLALKQKRKIYTTNYIIAELVALLNSPLRVSRARVFEIIDAIKTAEYIDIIYINNKQDAMAWELCKGRIDKAWSLVDCTSFVIMQQLGIQDALTTDQHFEQAGFVRLLK; the protein is encoded by the coding sequence ATGAATAATTTATTTGTCGATACATCAGGTTGGGCAAGTCTTTTTGTTGCTAATCAATTTCACTACCCCCAGGCAGAACATCATTTTCGGCTCGCCTTAAAACAAAAAAGAAAAATTTATACGACTAACTATATAATTGCTGAGTTGGTAGCCCTATTAAACAGCCCACTTCGGGTTTCTCGTGCGCGTGTCTTTGAAATTATTGATGCTATTAAGACAGCCGAATACATTGATATTATTTATATTAACAACAAACAAGATGCTATGGCTTGGGAACTCTGCAAAGGCAGAATCGACAAAGCTTGGTCGTTGGTTGACTGTACATCTTTCGTTATTATGCAACAACTTGGAATTCAAGATGCTCTGACAACTGACCAGCATTTTGAGCAGGCAGGCTTTGTCCGTTTACTCAAGTAG
- a CDS encoding XisI protein, whose translation MDRLNYSELVQTIIKGHVGKNLNSKTEVHLIFDTERDRYQLLHLGWDDLIRVFGCIIYVEIKEGKIWIERDGTETGVANELVEAGVPKQDIVLAFHAPYKRKFTEFAVG comes from the coding sequence ATGGATAGACTAAACTATAGCGAACTGGTACAAACGATTATCAAAGGTCATGTCGGAAAGAATTTAAACTCGAAAACGGAAGTTCATTTAATTTTTGATACTGAGCGAGATCGCTACCAACTTTTGCACCTTGGCTGGGACGATCTAATTCGAGTCTTTGGGTGTATTATTTATGTAGAAATCAAAGAGGGTAAAATTTGGATCGAACGCGACGGAACGGAAACGGGTGTGGCAAATGAATTAGTTGAAGCTGGCGTTCCCAAGCAAGATATTGTTTTGGCATTTCACGCTCCGTATAAACGAAAGTTTACCGAGTTTGCTGTAGGTTAA
- a CDS encoding transcriptional regulator, which produces MGLGIKYLNLVVKIDGKMTLAFDSGTYTNLLIKYQPKVIKTEAENDRAVALAEELDRRSHRTPEEESLLELLLILIEKFEEVHYPIPQSSGVSILLHLIEENGLSSDDLAGILGERVNITDMIDGKQSMNRSQVRSLADYFNIDEKLLTN; this is translated from the coding sequence GTGGGGCTGGGTATTAAATATTTAAATTTAGTAGTAAAGATAGATGGAAAAATGACCCTTGCTTTTGATTCGGGTACATATACAAATTTACTGATAAAGTATCAACCTAAAGTCATTAAAACTGAAGCTGAAAACGATCGCGCAGTTGCTTTGGCTGAAGAACTCGATCGCCGGTCTCATCGAACTCCAGAAGAAGAGTCTTTATTAGAATTATTACTTATACTCATTGAAAAATTTGAGGAAGTACACTATCCAATTCCGCAATCTTCCGGAGTATCTATCTTGCTTCATCTAATTGAAGAAAATGGATTAAGTTCTGATGATTTAGCTGGCATCTTAGGAGAGCGAGTTAACATAACAGATATGATTGATGGCAAACAGAGTATGAACCGATCTCAAGTCCGTAGTTTAGCCGACTATTTCAATATCGATGAGAAATTATTAACGAATTAG
- a CDS encoding AbrB/MazE/SpoVT family DNA-binding domain-containing protein, with protein sequence MKVKLTPDGQVEIPTQVQQQLGIQAGDELLLVCTGTEILLRAIKPKRLSEFYGVLPVNIPYPGKESVRQQAGETFWRESATES encoded by the coding sequence ATGAAAGTCAAGCTAACTCCTGACGGACAAGTTGAAATTCCAACTCAAGTGCAACAACAGCTAGGAATCCAAGCAGGAGACGAACTTTTACTCGTCTGCACGGGAACTGAAATTCTTTTGCGCGCTATTAAACCAAAGCGGCTAAGCGAGTTTTATGGCGTTCTTCCGGTTAATATCCCCTATCCCGGAAAGGAATCAGTACGCCAGCAAGCCGGAGAAACTTTTTGGCGAGAGAGCGCAACTGAAAGCTGA
- a CDS encoding PIN domain-containing protein: protein MNDLWVDANILLRLLTGEPPELAQRALRLVQRAERGEVTLRLSPMVVAEIIWVLSSFYRYSRTEIAEVLLPLIVAEGIIAEQAEQTIAAIERMAAVNVDFMDAFLAEVARKEGGAVASFDRDFRRLEIPWLEPE, encoded by the coding sequence ATGAATGACCTCTGGGTTGATGCGAATATCTTACTCCGATTGCTAACGGGAGAGCCGCCAGAACTTGCTCAGCGAGCGTTACGCCTAGTTCAAAGAGCAGAAAGAGGAGAAGTAACGCTAAGACTTTCACCAATGGTTGTAGCAGAAATCATTTGGGTTTTAAGTTCTTTTTATCGATATTCTCGCACTGAAATTGCTGAGGTTTTGTTGCCTTTAATCGTAGCAGAAGGAATTATCGCAGAACAAGCAGAACAAACGATCGCGGCGATCGAGCGAATGGCAGCAGTCAATGTCGATTTTATGGATGCTTTTTTGGCAGAAGTTGCTCGTAAGGAAGGAGGGGCAGTAGCTTCTTTCGATCGCGATTTTCGACGATTAGAGATTCCGTGGCTCGAGCCAGAATAA
- a CDS encoding tyrosine-type recombinase/integrase: protein MYSLDKQRQKVTVFERSSVLWLNFRWEGKRYRLTTGLPNNKEGNKAALGIASQIESDLIFQRLTEERLYSYLGKESPNTVKVKSLSELWDEFVEYQKTQMEETTFKDSFKTARNIMTFLLSSEIDMECKSSVAKKSLEKYAVSTIQRFCNDLISFGNWLKRSGYRETNPYESIKKMLPALPKSKRAKKAYSEDEALAIVEAFRNNTFTHADSRYDDRHYADFVEFLLLIGCRPSDAAALTVGDIFQRQGAMYIRIDKAYSKGVLKGTKTGTIRVIKCNEAMERILTPHLERPRECLIFTAQLGGNIDTHNFTPRYTRRVVEALVKRGKVREYLGTYNCRHTAITRMVRSGIDPSTVGAICGNSPETIFEHYLQANENADLPGIEGDSAKW, encoded by the coding sequence ATGTACAGTCTCGACAAACAACGCCAAAAAGTTACGGTTTTTGAACGTTCAAGCGTACTATGGTTAAACTTTCGCTGGGAAGGCAAGCGATACAGGCTTACTACCGGACTCCCTAATAACAAAGAGGGCAACAAAGCAGCGCTCGGAATTGCCAGTCAGATAGAAAGCGATTTAATTTTCCAGCGACTAACCGAAGAACGGCTGTACAGTTACCTAGGAAAAGAGTCGCCTAACACCGTCAAAGTTAAATCGTTGTCTGAATTGTGGGACGAGTTCGTAGAGTACCAAAAAACTCAAATGGAAGAAACGACATTCAAGGACTCGTTTAAAACGGCGCGTAATATTATGACTTTCCTCCTATCTTCTGAAATCGATATGGAGTGCAAGTCAAGTGTTGCCAAGAAATCTCTGGAAAAATACGCAGTCTCAACCATTCAACGCTTCTGTAACGATTTAATCAGTTTCGGCAATTGGCTTAAGCGTTCGGGTTATCGAGAAACAAACCCCTACGAAAGCATTAAAAAAATGCTGCCTGCGTTACCTAAATCAAAACGAGCGAAGAAAGCTTACTCGGAAGATGAGGCGCTAGCAATTGTCGAAGCGTTCCGCAACAATACCTTTACTCATGCTGACAGCCGATATGATGACCGGCATTATGCCGATTTTGTTGAGTTTTTACTCCTTATCGGTTGCCGTCCGTCCGATGCGGCTGCCTTAACCGTTGGTGACATTTTCCAGCGTCAAGGCGCGATGTACATTCGTATCGACAAAGCTTACAGCAAGGGCGTGTTGAAGGGAACAAAAACAGGCACGATACGAGTGATTAAATGCAATGAGGCAATGGAGCGCATATTGACCCCTCATTTAGAACGCCCTCGCGAATGCTTAATCTTTACCGCTCAATTAGGTGGCAATATTGACACTCACAACTTCACCCCGCGTTACACCCGGCGCGTTGTTGAAGCGCTGGTCAAGCGTGGAAAAGTTCGTGAATATCTAGGCACTTACAACTGTCGCCATACTGCTATTACCCGCATGGTTCGCAGTGGGATAGACCCTTCTACCGTTGGGGCGATTTGTGGAAACTCGCCCGAAACCATTTTCGAGCATTACCTTCAAGCAAATGAAAACGCCGACCTCCCTGGTATCGAGGGAGACAGCGCTAAATGGTAG
- the acnB gene encoding bifunctional aconitate hydratase 2/2-methylisocitrate dehydratase has product MLEAYRQHVAERAALGIPPLPLNAQQTAELCELLKNPPAGEEGELMLLLRDRVPPGVDEAAYVKAGFLTAVAKGEIQCPLIFPQGAIELLGTMVGGYNVQSLVELLKSRDSNLASAAATALSKILLAFDAFNDVLHLSDINPYAKQVIDAWANAAWFIDKPKLPQSITVTVFKVPGETNTDDLSPAPHATTRPDIPLHALAMLESRMPEGLQTIAQLKEKGHPVAYVGDVVGTGSSRKSAINSVLWYIGEDIPFVPNKRSGGYILGGKIAPIFFNTAEDSGALPIECDVTGLETGDVITIYPYEGKITNESGETITTFALKPDTILDEVRAGGRIPLLIGRSLTDKTRDAMGLPPSTLFVRPQPPEDTGKGYTLAQKMVGKACGLPGVRPGTSCEPLMTTVGSQDTTGPMTRDELKELACLGFSADLTMQSFCHTAAYPKPVDIKTHKDLPDFFATRGGVALRPGDGIIHSWLNRMLLPDTIGTGGDSHTRFPLGISFPAGSGLVAFAAALGVMPLDMPESVLVKFTGELQPGVTLRDIVNAIPWVAMQQGKLTVGKENKQNLFNGRIMEMEGLPDLKVEQAFELTDATAERSCAGSTIKLGTETVAEYLRSNVSLLKNMVARGYQDGRTIMRRVAKMEQWLAKPELMSADEDAEYADVLEVNLSEIKEPIVAAPNDPDNVKLMSECTGDKIDEVFIGSCMTNIGHYRAAAKILEGAGTVKVRLWICPPTRMDEQQLREEGVYGIFAAAGARTEMPGCSLCMGNQARVEDNATVFSTSTRNFNNRMGKGARVYLGSAELAAVCALLGRIPSVEEYMEIVTKKIDPFAADLYRYLNFDQISGFEDEGRVIALEDMPKIEDILGMPVGAK; this is encoded by the coding sequence ATGTTAGAAGCATATCGCCAGCACGTCGCCGAAAGAGCCGCCCTTGGCATCCCACCCTTGCCCCTCAACGCCCAACAAACTGCCGAACTCTGCGAACTGCTGAAAAACCCCCCCGCCGGAGAAGAAGGGGAATTAATGCTATTATTGCGCGATCGCGTTCCTCCCGGAGTCGATGAAGCCGCTTACGTCAAAGCCGGATTTCTCACCGCCGTAGCCAAAGGAGAAATCCAATGTCCCCTAATTTTCCCCCAAGGCGCGATCGAACTTCTCGGTACAATGGTAGGCGGCTATAACGTCCAATCCCTCGTCGAACTGCTCAAATCTCGCGACAGCAACCTCGCCAGCGCCGCCGCCACCGCCCTCAGCAAAATCCTCCTCGCCTTCGATGCGTTCAACGATGTCCTCCACCTCAGCGACATCAACCCCTACGCCAAACAAGTCATCGACGCATGGGCAAACGCCGCCTGGTTCATCGACAAACCCAAACTTCCTCAATCCATCACCGTCACCGTCTTTAAAGTCCCCGGCGAAACCAACACCGACGACTTATCCCCCGCCCCCCACGCCACCACCCGCCCCGACATCCCTTTGCACGCACTCGCCATGCTCGAATCGCGGATGCCCGAGGGACTCCAAACCATCGCCCAACTCAAAGAAAAAGGCCACCCCGTCGCCTACGTCGGCGATGTCGTCGGAACGGGTTCCTCGCGCAAATCCGCCATCAACTCCGTCCTCTGGTACATCGGCGAAGACATCCCCTTCGTCCCCAACAAACGTTCCGGCGGCTACATCCTCGGCGGTAAAATTGCCCCCATCTTCTTCAACACCGCTGAAGACTCCGGCGCGTTGCCCATTGAATGCGATGTCACCGGACTCGAAACCGGCGATGTCATCACCATTTATCCCTACGAAGGCAAAATCACCAACGAAAGCGGTGAAACCATTACTACCTTCGCCCTCAAACCCGACACCATCCTCGACGAAGTGCGCGCGGGCGGACGCATTCCCCTCCTCATCGGGCGCAGTCTCACCGACAAAACCCGCGACGCGATGGGACTTCCCCCTAGCACCCTCTTCGTTCGCCCCCAACCCCCCGAAGACACCGGCAAAGGCTACACCCTCGCGCAAAAAATGGTTGGCAAAGCCTGCGGACTCCCCGGCGTGCGTCCCGGCACATCCTGCGAACCCCTAATGACGACCGTCGGTTCCCAGGATACCACCGGCCCCATGACTCGCGACGAACTCAAAGAACTCGCCTGCCTTGGCTTCAGCGCCGACTTAACCATGCAGAGTTTCTGCCACACCGCCGCCTATCCCAAACCCGTCGATATCAAAACCCACAAAGACTTACCCGACTTCTTCGCCACGCGCGGCGGCGTTGCCCTGCGTCCCGGCGACGGCATCATTCACTCTTGGTTGAACCGAATGCTGCTGCCCGACACTATCGGCACTGGCGGCGACTCCCACACCCGTTTCCCCCTGGGAATCTCCTTCCCCGCCGGTTCCGGCTTAGTTGCCTTCGCCGCAGCCTTGGGCGTAATGCCCCTCGATATGCCCGAATCCGTCCTCGTCAAGTTTACCGGCGAACTGCAACCCGGAGTCACCCTGCGCGATATCGTTAACGCCATTCCTTGGGTAGCCATGCAACAGGGCAAACTCACCGTCGGCAAAGAGAACAAACAAAACCTTTTCAACGGGCGCATTATGGAAATGGAAGGATTGCCCGATTTGAAAGTCGAACAAGCCTTTGAACTCACCGATGCGACTGCCGAACGTTCCTGCGCCGGTTCGACGATTAAACTGGGAACGGAAACCGTCGCCGAATACTTGCGTTCCAACGTTTCCCTGCTCAAAAATATGGTTGCGCGCGGCTATCAAGATGGTCGCACAATTATGCGCCGCGTCGCCAAAATGGAGCAATGGTTGGCGAAACCCGAGTTAATGTCTGCCGATGAAGATGCGGAATATGCAGACGTTTTGGAAGTGAATTTAAGCGAGATTAAAGAACCCATCGTTGCCGCACCTAACGACCCCGATAACGTCAAATTAATGTCTGAATGTACGGGCGATAAAATCGATGAAGTCTTCATCGGTTCTTGCATGACCAATATCGGTCATTATCGCGCTGCTGCCAAGATATTAGAAGGGGCAGGAACGGTGAAAGTTCGGCTATGGATTTGTCCGCCGACTCGCATGGACGAACAACAATTACGCGAAGAAGGCGTATATGGAATTTTTGCTGCCGCCGGAGCGCGCACGGAAATGCCGGGATGTTCGCTTTGTATGGGCAACCAAGCGCGAGTTGAAGATAATGCAACCGTGTTTTCAACTTCTACTCGTAACTTCAATAACCGCATGGGTAAAGGCGCGCGAGTCTACCTCGGTTCCGCAGAATTAGCGGCAGTTTGTGCCTTGCTCGGACGCATTCCCAGCGTTGAGGAATACATGGAGATTGTGACGAAGAAAATCGACCCCTTTGCGGCAGATTTGTATCGTTACTTAAACTTCGACCAAATCTCTGGATTTGAGGACGAAGGGCGCGTTATTGCCTTGGAAGATATGCCAAAGATTGAAGATATCTTAGGGATGCCCGTCGGCGCGAAGTAA
- the folB gene encoding dihydroneopterin aldolase gives MDSIHIAGIRAYGYIGFLPEEKVLGQWFEVDLTLGVDLTRAGETDNLEDTLDYRDAIARTKSLIQQSKFALIERLAAAIAESLLELEKIQQVRVKLTKPAAPIPDFGGKIAVEIERSRKQG, from the coding sequence ATAGATTCAATTCATATTGCCGGAATTCGCGCCTACGGTTACATCGGCTTTCTTCCTGAAGAAAAAGTATTGGGACAATGGTTTGAAGTCGATTTAACGTTGGGCGTAGATTTAACTCGGGCGGGGGAAACGGATAATTTAGAAGATACGTTGGATTATCGAGACGCGATCGCGCGAACTAAAAGTTTAATTCAACAGTCGAAGTTTGCCTTAATCGAACGATTAGCCGCCGCGATCGCAGAATCCCTCCTCGAACTCGAAAAAATACAACAAGTGCGCGTCAAATTAACCAAACCCGCCGCCCCCATCCCCGATTTTGGCGGTAAGATTGCGGTGGAAATCGAGCGTAGCCGAAAGCAAGGGTAA